CGGCGAAGGCGCACGCCGCGATCGTCCCCACCGCGTACTCCGACGTGGACATCCCCGTGTCCTTGCCGCCCGCCCGCACCCGGGCCCGCATCCAGTTCCACATGTCAACAACCCCCTTGATCCGTACTGCACTTGCCGTGACTCAGTTGCCGTACAACAGATGGCTCGCCAGGCCGATGACCACCGGCGCCACTCCCACTGCCAGGAAGGCCGGCAGAAAGCAGAGCCCCACCGGAGCCGTGATCAGCACCGACGCCCGCTGGGCGCGGGCCCTGGCCGCCCGGGCCTGCTCGGCCCGCAGCCCCGAGGCCAGCCGGGCCACCGGTCCGGCCGCCGGGGCTCCGGTGGACCCGGCCCGCTCCAGACAGCGGGCCAGCGCCGACGCCCCGGGTATCGCCCCGAACCGCCCCCACGCCCGGGCCGGTTCACCACCGAGCCGCAGCTCCGCCGCCGTCTGCGCCAGCGCCTCGCCGACCCGCCCCCCGAGCGACTCCCCGACCGCCCCGGCCGCCTCGCGCGGACTCGCCCCGGCAGCGACACAGGCCGCCAACAGATCCGCGGCAAGCGGGAGTTCACCGGCCCCGACCTTCTCGCCACCCCCGGTAGGCCTGCGCCGTCGCTGCCACCGCCACACCCCACAGGCCGCGAACAGCCCGACCACACCCCCGGCCACCCCGCCCACCAGCACATATCCGGTGACCACGGCCCCCAGCGGCCCGCCCCATCGCCTCCCCCACACTCCGTACGCGGGCCGCCACCGAGGCCGCCGCTCGCGCTCCATCGCCAGGAGCGCGGCCATCCGCCGGCGCACCAGCCGGTCCCGGCGGCGCTCCTCCGCCTCGAAGACCAGCCACCCCAGGGCGGCCATCACGCACACCACCACCCCCAGCCTGTGGACAACTTCGCCGCTCATGCACACTCCCCCGCTCGTACGATCCGCCCGGCCCACACCAGCCCGGCCGCCTCCAGCGCCCCGCCCACCACCAGACAGCCGATCCCCGCCGGCGAGTGCAGCAGCGTCCGCAACGGGTCGGCGCCAAGACCCGTCCCCAGCAGCAGCCCCATCACCGGCAGCACGGCGAGAATCACCACGGTCGAGCGCGCCCCCGCCAATTCGGCGCGCAGATCGGCCCGTTGGTCCCGCTCCGCGCGCAACGCCCGCTCCAGGCCCTCGAGCCCGGCCGCGAGCCCCGCCCCGCCGTCCACCGAGACCCGCCAGCAGGCCGCGACCCCGACCAGCCCCTCGGCGCCCGGTTCCCGCGCCGCCAGCCGCAGCGCACCGGGTACGTCGCCGCCGAACCGCGCCGCCGCCAGAACCGCCGCCTCCGCCCCGCTGAGCGCCCCCGAGTCCCGTCCCACGGCGAGCAACGCCTGCCCCGGCTGCCGCCCCGCCCGCAGCTCGCCCGCCATGGCCCCGCACAGCGCGATCACCGCATCGACCCGCCTCAACCTCACCCGCGCCTCAGCCGCCCGCCTCAACCGCCGCCCCACCAGGGGCACCGCCACCGCACCCGCGATCAACGGCAGTACGGACTCGCCCAGTACGGCCACCACCACGGCCACCGGCAGACACAGCCACTCCCGCCGCAGCCGACGCCAGGCGGCCCACACGGGCGCCTTCCACACCGGCCCGGCAGCCTCCACCACCGCCCCGTCCGCGAGGAGCAGCCGCGCCCTCCGCAGCCCCTGGTCGCGGCCCACGAGCAGCCACAACGCCACCCCGGAACACAGCACCGCCGCGAACATCGCCCCGTTCATCCCGCATCTCCCCCGATCATCGAGCGCAGCCGCTCCCAGCCCCGCTCGTGCACAAATCCCGCCGCACCCCACCGCAGCGCGGGCACGGTCACCACCAGCCCCGCCCGGTCCCGCTCCAGCACCCTGACCTCCGCGATCCGCCGCTGCCCCGCCCGGTCCCGTACGAGATGGACGACCACGGCCAACGCCGCCGCCAACTGGCTGTGCAGCGCCGCCCGGTCGAGCCCCGCAGCCGTCCCCAGCGCCTCCAGCCGCGCCGGCACATCGGCCGCCGCATTCGCATGGACCGTCCCGCAGCCCCCTTCATGGCCCGTGTTCAGAGCGGCCAGCAACTCGGTCACCTCGGCGCCCCGCACCTCCCCGACCACCAGCCGGTCGGGTCTCATCCGCAGCGCCTGCCGCACCAGGTCCTGGAGGGT
The sequence above is drawn from the Streptomyces sp. NBC_01465 genome and encodes:
- a CDS encoding DUF4244 domain-containing protein — encoded protein: MWNWMRARVRAGGKDTGMSTSEYAVGTIAACAFAAVLYKVVTSGSVAAALQGLVEKALHAPF
- a CDS encoding type II secretion system F family protein; protein product: MSGEVVHRLGVVVCVMAALGWLVFEAEERRRDRLVRRRMAALLAMERERRPRWRPAYGVWGRRWGGPLGAVVTGYVLVGGVAGGVVGLFAACGVWRWQRRRRPTGGGEKVGAGELPLAADLLAACVAAGASPREAAGAVGESLGGRVGEALAQTAAELRLGGEPARAWGRFGAIPGASALARCLERAGSTGAPAAGPVARLASGLRAEQARAARARAQRASVLITAPVGLCFLPAFLAVGVAPVVIGLASHLLYGN
- a CDS encoding type II secretion system F family protein: MNGAMFAAVLCSGVALWLLVGRDQGLRRARLLLADGAVVEAAGPVWKAPVWAAWRRLRREWLCLPVAVVVAVLGESVLPLIAGAVAVPLVGRRLRRAAEARVRLRRVDAVIALCGAMAGELRAGRQPGQALLAVGRDSGALSGAEAAVLAAARFGGDVPGALRLAAREPGAEGLVGVAACWRVSVDGGAGLAAGLEGLERALRAERDQRADLRAELAGARSTVVILAVLPVMGLLLGTGLGADPLRTLLHSPAGIGCLVVGGALEAAGLVWAGRIVRAGECA